One Henriciella litoralis genomic window carries:
- the bfr gene encoding bacterioferritin produces MKGEPQIIEFLNAALKNELTAINQYFLHSRMLNDWGVNRLGAFEYKESIEEMEHADWLIERILFLGGLPNLQDLGKLNIGESVEEMLKSDLNMEIEAVALLKDAVEAAEKARDYGSRDLFGKILHSEEEHIDFLETQFDLIERIGIQNYIQLQSRATDDEG; encoded by the coding sequence ATGAAGGGCGAGCCTCAAATTATCGAATTTCTGAACGCTGCGCTGAAAAATGAGCTGACGGCGATCAACCAGTATTTTCTCCACAGCCGGATGCTCAACGACTGGGGCGTCAATCGTCTCGGCGCGTTCGAGTACAAGGAATCCATCGAAGAGATGGAACATGCCGACTGGCTGATCGAGCGCATTCTGTTCCTGGGCGGCCTGCCAAATCTGCAGGATCTCGGTAAGCTCAACATCGGCGAATCCGTTGAAGAGATGCTGAAGTCAGATCTCAATATGGAGATCGAAGCTGTTGCCTTGCTGAAAGACGCTGTCGAAGCGGCGGAAAAAGCGCGCGATTATGGAAGCCGCGACCTGTTCGGTAAAATCCTCCATAGCGAGGAAGAGCATATCGATTTTCTCGAGACCCAATTCGACCTGATCGAGCGGATCGGTATCCAGAACTACATCCAGCTTCAGTCGCGTGCGACCGACGACGAAGGCTAA
- a CDS encoding (2Fe-2S)-binding protein, producing MCRRINDKGVLEAVDAGARSPEAVQAHHGCQFNCGKCRTTIGEMISEKVDGLTAQPLLAAAE from the coding sequence ATGTGCAGACGTATAAATGACAAGGGCGTCCTCGAAGCGGTGGACGCGGGTGCGCGCAGCCCTGAAGCTGTGCAGGCGCATCATGGTTGTCAGTTTAACTGTGGCAAATGCCGCACGACCATCGGTGAGATGATTTCCGAAAAGGTCGACGGTCTGACAGCTCAGCCATTGCTGGCCGCTGCAGAATAA
- a CDS encoding GGDEF domain-containing protein: MDKEPIITESPVRVSYRRALLITLINLAVSQVLTALAILICDIPEHILREIIGIWFALAAICATSVTFPLALIFQRERLKLAQAMQQLEKAHAELANRARMDLLTGLLNREAFLSRIRRFQERKTSGAMLMVDLDHFKQINDTYGHQAGDEALKLVSKAIMDATRDEDIVGRIGGEEFGIFVPGENIQLARIIAERVRLSIAQIEFIPEPGSKIDITASIGVAQGSWSTQLSELFRRADDGMYDAKNSGRNRVMVHKAA; encoded by the coding sequence GTGGACAAAGAACCGATCATCACCGAATCACCTGTGCGTGTTTCCTATCGGCGCGCCTTGCTGATCACTTTGATCAACCTCGCTGTGAGCCAGGTGCTTACCGCGCTTGCGATACTCATATGCGACATTCCGGAGCATATTCTTCGAGAGATCATCGGCATCTGGTTCGCTCTGGCAGCCATCTGCGCAACGTCGGTTACCTTTCCGCTCGCCCTGATCTTCCAACGTGAACGATTGAAGCTCGCCCAGGCCATGCAGCAGCTTGAAAAAGCGCATGCCGAGCTTGCCAACCGGGCCCGTATGGACCTGCTCACCGGCCTCCTCAATCGGGAAGCCTTTCTGAGCCGGATCCGGCGTTTTCAGGAACGAAAGACCTCCGGCGCGATGCTCATGGTCGATCTCGACCACTTCAAGCAGATCAATGACACCTATGGCCATCAGGCCGGTGACGAGGCCCTGAAGCTTGTCTCCAAAGCCATCATGGACGCGACGCGCGATGAAGATATTGTCGGACGGATCGGCGGCGAGGAATTCGGAATATTCGTTCCGGGCGAAAATATCCAGCTGGCCCGCATCATCGCGGAACGTGTGCGCCTTTCGATCGCCCAGATCGAGTTCATTCCAGAGCCCGGCTCCAAAATCGACATCACCGCCAGCATCGGCGTCGCCCAAGGAAGCTGGTCCACGCAGCTCTCGGAACTCTTCCGCCGCGCCGACGATGGTATGTATGACGCCAAGAATTCCGGGCGCAACCGCGTCATGGTCCACAAGGCCGCCTGA
- a CDS encoding lysine--tRNA ligase → MSALSELAENAKAWPFEQARALLKRLENMERAGTPKEGPVVFETGYGPSGLPHIGTFGEVVRTTMVRHAFETLTEGKYETKLICVSDDMDGMRKVPPTVPNPADLEPYMQMPLTDVPDPFGTHESYGAHMGARLCAFLDSFGFDYEFKSATQLYKSGAFDEALLRALEKFDDIMKVMLPTLGAERQATYSPFLPISPTTGRVLYVPMKATDPKAGTITFEDEDGTDVTIPVTGGRTKLQWKPDFGMRWAALGVDFEMFGKDHQDNAPIYSKICQILGSRPPQQYVYELFLDDKGEKISKTKGNGISVEDWLAYAPQESLSLFQFQKPRAAKKLYFDVIPKAVDEYLTFLDKYPQEAPERQIENPVWHIHSGRVPQWSSPVSFALLLNLVSAANTETKDQLWDFISRYAPDASPENHPFLDQLAGYAIRYYADFVKPTKVYRAPDEKERKALEDFAARLRSWEGEANAETLQNLTFEIGKTHEFENLRDWFKALYEVLLGQSQGPRFGGFAALYGVDETAQLIEDALAR, encoded by the coding sequence ATGAGCGCGCTGTCCGAGCTTGCCGAAAACGCCAAGGCCTGGCCCTTCGAACAGGCACGCGCCCTGCTGAAACGGCTGGAGAACATGGAGCGCGCCGGCACGCCGAAAGAAGGCCCGGTCGTCTTCGAGACCGGTTATGGCCCGTCAGGCCTGCCGCATATCGGAACGTTCGGCGAAGTTGTCCGCACGACGATGGTGCGCCACGCCTTCGAAACGCTGACTGAGGGCAAGTATGAGACGAAGCTGATCTGCGTCTCCGACGATATGGACGGCATGCGCAAAGTGCCACCGACGGTCCCGAACCCGGCCGACCTTGAGCCCTACATGCAGATGCCGCTGACGGATGTGCCGGATCCGTTCGGCACGCATGAAAGCTATGGCGCGCATATGGGCGCCCGCCTTTGCGCCTTCCTCGACAGTTTCGGCTTTGACTATGAGTTCAAGTCGGCGACCCAGCTCTACAAGTCGGGCGCCTTTGACGAAGCGCTTCTACGCGCACTGGAGAAGTTCGACGACATCATGAAGGTGATGCTGCCAACGCTCGGCGCGGAGCGGCAGGCGACCTATTCGCCCTTCCTGCCGATCTCGCCGACGACGGGGCGCGTGCTCTATGTGCCGATGAAGGCGACCGACCCGAAGGCTGGCACGATTACGTTCGAGGATGAAGACGGCACAGACGTCACTATCCCCGTCACCGGTGGACGCACCAAGCTGCAATGGAAGCCGGATTTCGGCATGCGCTGGGCCGCGCTTGGCGTGGACTTCGAAATGTTCGGCAAGGACCATCAGGACAACGCGCCGATCTATTCCAAGATCTGCCAGATCCTCGGCAGCCGCCCGCCGCAGCAATATGTCTATGAGCTCTTCCTCGATGACAAGGGCGAGAAAATCTCCAAGACCAAGGGCAATGGCATCTCGGTTGAGGACTGGCTGGCCTATGCGCCGCAGGAAAGCTTGTCGCTGTTCCAGTTCCAGAAGCCACGCGCCGCCAAGAAGCTCTATTTCGACGTCATCCCCAAGGCGGTGGACGAGTATCTGACATTTCTGGACAAATACCCGCAGGAAGCGCCGGAACGGCAGATCGAGAACCCGGTCTGGCACATCCATTCCGGCCGCGTCCCGCAATGGAGCTCGCCGGTGTCATTCGCGCTGCTGCTGAACCTTGTCAGCGCAGCCAATACCGAGACCAAGGACCAGCTCTGGGATTTCATCTCGCGCTATGCGCCGGATGCGAGCCCGGAAAACCACCCCTTCCTCGATCAGCTCGCCGGCTATGCGATCCGCTATTACGCGGACTTCGTGAAGCCGACCAAGGTCTACCGCGCGCCGGACGAGAAAGAACGCAAGGCGCTTGAGGATTTTGCGGCCCGTCTGCGCAGCTGGGAGGGAGAGGCGAATGCCGAAACCCTGCAGAACCTCACTTTCGAGATTGGCAAGACGCACGAGTTTGAGAACCTTCGCGACTGGTTCAAGGCGCTCTATGAAGTCCTGCTTGGCCAGAGCCAGGGGCCGCGCTTTGGCGGCTTTGCGGCTCTCTATGGCGTGGATGAAACAGCGCAGCTCATTGAAGATGCACTCGCGCGATGA
- a CDS encoding indolepyruvate ferredoxin oxidoreductase family protein — translation MEHREVTLNDKYDLVEGHAYMTGIQALVRLPLDQKRLDLKADLNTGGFISGYRGSPLGGYDQQLRAAGKWLAKHDIEFWEGLNEDLGATAVWGSQQLGLFPGARRDGLFGIWYGKAPGVDRTGDVFKHANAAGSSRHGGVLAICGDDHTCKSSTLPSQSEFAMQDAEIPVLNPASIQDVLDYGIHGWAMSRFSGAWSSLIALADTMDSGAVVDVTLDRLKLITPDFEFPESGVHMRRGDSPIEKERRLREYKLPAAQAWVRANHLDHVLVPSPKPRVGIITTGQAARDIFEALAAIGLTPEEAGRLGVSVFKVAMPWPLEPTRIREFCKGLERVLVIEHKRPLIEEQLRSVLYSLPDNERPYIEGKRDRDGNRLLSQVSSIPVPEMANAVMQRVPGKWDTSRADQYFQRVGAAGQAALSNASPTVRSPHYCSGCPHNTSTVVPEGSRALAGIGCHYMANFMPDRKTDMTSQMGGEGIAWLGQYFATDEDHMFVNLGDGTYSHSGSLAIRAAVTSGANMTYKILYNDAVAMTGGQTVESGQTPQQIAQQVEAEGVKTIVIVTEDPTRYAGVKGLPRGVKIYDREELDDVQQMLRDTPGVSVMIYDQICATEKRRRSKRGLRKPDRVRVMINQAVCEGCGDCSVKSNCLSVEPVETDLGRKRRINQSTCNTDLSCLRGFCPSFVTVKDAHFAAEDAPVLDADASGLALPDLPPVAQPWNILFTGVGGTGVTTVAAVLAMAAHVDGNAASSLDMTGLAQKGGPVLSHLRFAKEPDMISTGRVPPASADVIIGCDLVVAAGGDAISLMDVGRTRVAANADVTPTSEFIRDRSKTFESQMLASRVKRQALEFGAIDAEALAIGYLNDAIYTNMIMVGYAWQKGYLPITLRGLYRAIKLNGVKIEDNMKAFDVGRLAAADPDRLEAVSDPRGDVQPMSLDEIIEDRAERLVAFQNKSYADKYRDLVAKVRASEEAAGLGDAFTTAVAKYAFKLMAYKDEYEVARLHTDGTFEKQLRETFHGGKLQYHMAPPLLAKKDSNGHLQKKPFGSWMGTVFGVMKKFKGLRGTPFDPFGYTEERKMERRLRDEYIERVGELARGLTKKNHELAVAIASIPDEIRGYGHVKEASVEAAESHREELLKNWPEGGMPAKKQTLIAAK, via the coding sequence TTGGAACACCGTGAAGTCACGCTGAATGATAAATACGATCTTGTCGAGGGCCATGCTTACATGACCGGCATTCAGGCGCTGGTGCGTCTGCCGCTCGACCAGAAGCGACTGGACCTGAAAGCCGACCTGAATACGGGCGGCTTTATTTCCGGCTATCGCGGCTCTCCGCTCGGCGGGTATGACCAGCAGCTGCGCGCGGCTGGCAAGTGGCTCGCCAAGCACGATATCGAGTTCTGGGAAGGCCTGAATGAAGACCTCGGCGCGACCGCTGTCTGGGGCTCGCAGCAGCTCGGCCTGTTCCCCGGCGCCCGCCGCGACGGGCTGTTCGGCATCTGGTACGGCAAGGCGCCTGGCGTCGACCGTACAGGCGATGTGTTCAAGCATGCCAATGCCGCGGGCTCATCGCGCCATGGCGGCGTGCTCGCCATTTGCGGCGATGACCACACCTGTAAGTCCTCCACCCTGCCATCGCAGTCCGAATTCGCGATGCAGGACGCCGAAATTCCGGTCCTGAACCCGGCCTCCATCCAGGACGTGCTCGATTATGGCATCCATGGTTGGGCCATGAGCCGGTTCTCCGGCGCCTGGTCCTCGCTGATTGCGTTGGCCGACACGATGGATTCCGGTGCAGTCGTCGATGTCACGCTCGACCGCTTGAAACTGATCACGCCAGACTTCGAATTCCCTGAAAGCGGCGTGCACATGCGCCGCGGGGATAGCCCGATTGAGAAAGAGCGCCGTCTGCGCGAATACAAACTACCGGCAGCCCAGGCCTGGGTCCGCGCCAATCATCTCGACCATGTTCTGGTCCCGTCGCCCAAGCCGCGCGTCGGTATCATCACCACCGGTCAGGCTGCTCGGGACATCTTCGAAGCGCTCGCCGCCATCGGCCTCACGCCGGAAGAGGCCGGGCGTCTGGGCGTCAGCGTCTTCAAGGTCGCCATGCCATGGCCGCTTGAGCCAACCCGCATCCGCGAGTTCTGCAAAGGGCTGGAACGGGTTCTCGTGATTGAGCACAAGCGCCCGCTCATCGAAGAGCAATTGCGTTCGGTTCTCTATAGCCTGCCAGACAATGAGCGTCCCTACATTGAGGGCAAGCGCGACCGCGATGGCAATCGTCTGCTGAGCCAGGTTTCCTCAATTCCGGTCCCTGAAATGGCAAATGCTGTCATGCAGCGCGTGCCGGGCAAATGGGATACGTCGCGTGCCGACCAGTATTTTCAGCGCGTCGGCGCTGCCGGCCAGGCCGCCCTGTCGAACGCGTCGCCGACGGTGCGGTCGCCGCACTATTGCTCAGGCTGTCCGCACAACACCTCAACCGTTGTACCGGAAGGCTCACGCGCCCTCGCAGGCATCGGGTGTCACTATATGGCGAACTTCATGCCGGACCGTAAGACCGACATGACCAGCCAGATGGGCGGCGAAGGCATTGCCTGGCTCGGCCAGTATTTCGCGACCGATGAAGATCACATGTTCGTCAATCTCGGCGACGGCACCTATTCGCACTCCGGTTCGCTCGCCATTCGCGCAGCGGTCACCTCCGGCGCGAATATGACCTACAAGATCCTCTACAACGACGCCGTTGCAATGACGGGTGGCCAGACGGTCGAGTCCGGCCAGACCCCGCAACAGATTGCCCAGCAGGTCGAAGCTGAAGGCGTCAAGACGATCGTCATCGTGACTGAAGACCCGACCCGTTATGCCGGCGTCAAAGGCCTGCCACGCGGCGTGAAAATCTATGACCGCGAAGAGCTCGATGACGTGCAGCAAATGCTCCGCGACACGCCGGGCGTTTCGGTCATGATCTACGACCAGATCTGCGCCACTGAAAAGCGTCGCCGCTCCAAACGAGGCCTGCGCAAGCCAGATCGCGTGCGCGTCATGATCAATCAGGCCGTCTGTGAAGGCTGTGGGGATTGCTCTGTTAAATCGAACTGCCTGTCGGTTGAGCCTGTTGAGACCGATCTTGGCCGCAAACGCCGGATCAACCAGTCAACCTGCAACACAGACCTCTCATGCCTGCGTGGCTTCTGCCCGAGCTTTGTGACCGTCAAGGATGCGCATTTTGCCGCTGAAGACGCGCCCGTGCTCGATGCCGATGCCTCGGGTCTCGCGCTTCCAGACCTGCCACCTGTCGCCCAGCCGTGGAACATCCTGTTCACCGGAGTTGGCGGCACGGGTGTCACGACGGTTGCGGCTGTGCTCGCCATGGCGGCCCATGTTGATGGTAATGCAGCATCCTCGCTCGACATGACCGGCCTTGCCCAGAAGGGCGGCCCCGTCCTGTCGCACCTGCGCTTTGCAAAAGAGCCGGACATGATTTCGACCGGCCGCGTCCCGCCAGCCTCTGCTGACGTAATCATCGGCTGTGACCTTGTCGTCGCTGCAGGCGGTGATGCGATTTCGCTAATGGATGTTGGCCGTACACGCGTCGCTGCAAACGCAGACGTGACACCAACCAGCGAGTTCATCCGCGATCGCTCCAAGACCTTCGAAAGCCAGATGCTCGCATCCCGCGTGAAGCGTCAGGCGCTCGAGTTTGGCGCGATTGACGCTGAGGCCCTCGCCATCGGTTATCTGAACGATGCGATCTACACGAACATGATCATGGTCGGATATGCCTGGCAGAAGGGCTATCTCCCGATCACGCTGCGTGGCCTCTACCGCGCGATCAAGCTGAACGGCGTGAAGATCGAAGACAACATGAAAGCGTTTGATGTTGGCCGTCTGGCCGCTGCAGATCCTGATCGTCTTGAAGCGGTGTCAGACCCACGCGGTGATGTTCAGCCAATGTCACTGGACGAGATCATCGAAGATCGCGCTGAGCGTCTCGTTGCCTTCCAGAACAAGTCCTACGCTGACAAGTATCGCGACCTGGTCGCCAAAGTCCGCGCGTCGGAAGAGGCCGCAGGCCTCGGCGATGCCTTCACGACCGCTGTCGCCAAATACGCCTTCAAGCTCATGGCCTATAAGGATGAGTATGAAGTCGCCCGTCTCCATACGGACGGCACCTTCGAGAAGCAGCTGCGTGAGACCTTCCATGGCGGCAAACTGCAATACCACATGGCGCCGCCACTGCTCGCCAAGAAGGACTCCAACGGACACCTTCAGAAGAAGCCATTCGGCTCATGGATGGGCACGGTGTTCGGCGTGATGAAGAAGTTCAAGGGTCTCCGCGGTACGCCATTCGATCCGTTCGGCTATACCGAAGAACGCAAAATGGAACGCCGTCTGCGTGACGAGTACATTGAGCGCGTCGGCGAACTCGCTCGTGGCCTCACCAAGAAGAACCATGAGCTGGCCGTCGCCATTGCGTCCATTCCGGATGAAATTCGCGGCTATGGCCATGTGAAGGAAGCCTCAGTCGAAGCGGCCGAAAGCCATCGCGAAGAGCTTTTGAAGAACTGGCCTGAAGGCGGTATGCCTGCCAAGAAGCAGACCCTGATCGCTGCCAAATAG
- a CDS encoding Lrp/AsnC family transcriptional regulator, protein MPHTLDAIDAKILDLIQKDAALSVAEIADRVGLSSSPCWRRIKRMEEAGIIQGRVTLLDRDTLGLGFEVVASVKLALPSKENLATFEQLVQKWAEVLECMTVTGAVDYVIRITTTDMHAYDAFLRDKLLGSGLVSDVQSRIVINIAKRTTALPLGLVSDYIPTS, encoded by the coding sequence TTGCCTCACACACTTGACGCAATCGATGCGAAGATCCTGGATCTGATCCAGAAGGATGCAGCCTTGTCGGTCGCGGAGATCGCGGACCGTGTGGGTCTGTCCTCTTCCCCGTGCTGGCGCCGCATCAAGCGGATGGAGGAAGCCGGCATCATCCAGGGCCGTGTGACCCTGCTGGACCGCGACACGCTTGGCCTCGGTTTCGAGGTCGTTGCCAGCGTGAAGCTTGCTCTGCCCAGCAAGGAAAACCTCGCAACATTCGAGCAACTTGTCCAGAAGTGGGCGGAAGTTCTCGAATGCATGACCGTAACCGGCGCCGTCGATTATGTCATACGCATCACAACAACTGACATGCACGCCTATGATGCGTTCCTGCGCGACAAGCTGCTCGGGTCAGGCCTGGTGTCCGATGTGCAGTCGCGTATCGTGATCAATATCGCGAAGCGCACAACAGCGCTGCCGCTGGGCCTCGTCAGCGACTATATTCCGACCAGCTAA
- a CDS encoding serine hydrolase domain-containing protein, with protein sequence MIRTGLVLLLLIAAALPGQAQQPVSQDWLDSTVEDVRETHDLIALGAAVIGIDGDPIVAVSGTVTIKSDTPVSPQDAWHIGSNTKALTALLYARLVEDGQAEWGATLNELFPDMTDMDAGWSDVTVEDLFAHRSGVGQTGPFWIMARRADDASVREQRLKTTQDRLRKPPGEIGEFEYSNLNYIIAGAAIETLLDMDWEDAMRAYVLNVPGGEWSEGWGFGPPQTGLQGHGPGMFGGLVPKGRGVGADNPQALGPAGTLHAPLASHVRLLREFLRDDSELVPVSVREKLFTPHPDEAATYAMGWGVSDRSDIGRAYEHAGSNTMWLSRVMIAPELGIALVIDTNQYSDPAVDATAQLRDEIISHVQKGREVSSK encoded by the coding sequence ATGATACGGACGGGTCTGGTTCTACTCCTACTCATTGCGGCAGCCTTGCCGGGGCAAGCTCAGCAACCCGTGTCTCAGGATTGGCTCGACAGCACGGTCGAGGACGTTCGGGAGACCCATGATCTGATTGCGCTCGGCGCCGCCGTCATTGGCATCGACGGCGACCCTATTGTCGCCGTTTCGGGAACAGTGACGATCAAGTCCGATACGCCGGTCTCGCCGCAGGATGCCTGGCATATTGGGTCGAACACCAAGGCGCTGACGGCCCTGCTCTATGCGCGGCTTGTCGAGGACGGACAGGCTGAATGGGGCGCGACGCTGAATGAGCTGTTCCCCGATATGACGGACATGGATGCGGGCTGGTCTGACGTGACCGTGGAAGACCTTTTCGCTCATCGGTCCGGCGTTGGGCAAACCGGCCCTTTCTGGATCATGGCGCGGCGGGCGGATGACGCATCGGTCCGCGAACAAAGGCTCAAGACGACCCAGGACCGGCTCCGCAAGCCGCCGGGCGAAATCGGTGAGTTCGAGTATTCCAACCTCAATTACATTATCGCAGGCGCCGCGATTGAGACGCTGCTGGACATGGACTGGGAAGATGCCATGCGGGCCTATGTCCTGAACGTTCCCGGCGGCGAGTGGAGCGAGGGCTGGGGCTTTGGCCCACCGCAGACTGGGCTGCAGGGTCATGGTCCCGGCATGTTTGGCGGACTTGTGCCCAAAGGCCGAGGCGTGGGCGCTGACAATCCGCAGGCGCTTGGCCCAGCCGGAACCCTGCACGCCCCGCTGGCGAGCCATGTGAGGCTGTTGAGGGAATTCCTTCGGGACGACAGTGAACTTGTCCCCGTTTCAGTCCGGGAAAAACTGTTCACGCCGCATCCAGATGAAGCGGCCACCTATGCGATGGGATGGGGCGTTTCAGACCGCAGCGACATTGGCCGCGCCTATGAGCATGCAGGCTCGAACACAATGTGGTTGTCGCGTGTGATGATCGCGCCTGAGCTTGGCATCGCCCTGGTGATTGATACCAACCAGTATAGCGACCCCGCTGTGGACGCGACTGCCCAGCTACGCGATGAAATTATCTCGCACGTGCAGAAGGGGCGCGAAGTTTCCTCAAAATAA
- a CDS encoding thiolase family protein: protein MSQQDPVVIVGMSRTPMGGLLGDLSGMSANELGAIAVKAASDEAKLGADEVNEIIMGNCLPAGQGQAPARQAAIKAGLDKGTEATTINKMCGSGLQATVMGANAISAGNATIVIAGGMESMTNAPHLVDMRKGHKYGATTMKDHMATDGLEDAYAGGPMGNFADMIAEKYQFTREQQDAYALETLARAQKATETGKFKREIVPVTMKTRKGDVTVDTDELPRTARPDKIPSLRPAFNKDGTVTAANASAISDGAAALVLMRKSEAEKRGLKPIATIVSSSSHAHEPEYFTTAPVPAMQKALDKAGWSKEDVGLWEINEAFAVVPMIAMKELGISHDIVNVNGGACAMGHPIGASGARILVTLLAAMEDRDVKKGVASLCIGGGEGIAMCVERA from the coding sequence ATGTCTCAACAGGATCCGGTGGTCATCGTCGGAATGTCTCGCACGCCCATGGGCGGTTTGCTTGGAGACCTTTCAGGCATGTCTGCCAACGAGCTTGGCGCAATCGCTGTGAAAGCGGCCTCCGATGAGGCAAAGCTCGGCGCAGACGAAGTCAATGAGATCATCATGGGCAACTGCCTGCCTGCTGGTCAGGGTCAGGCACCTGCACGTCAGGCGGCCATCAAGGCCGGCCTCGACAAGGGCACCGAGGCCACCACGATCAATAAGATGTGCGGCTCCGGTCTTCAGGCGACTGTCATGGGCGCCAATGCTATTTCGGCTGGTAATGCAACAATTGTCATCGCGGGCGGCATGGAGTCCATGACCAATGCGCCTCACCTTGTCGATATGCGCAAGGGCCACAAATACGGCGCGACCACCATGAAGGATCATATGGCGACGGACGGCCTCGAGGACGCCTATGCGGGCGGCCCGATGGGCAACTTCGCCGACATGATCGCTGAAAAGTACCAGTTCACTCGTGAGCAACAGGATGCCTACGCGCTTGAAACGTTGGCCCGCGCGCAGAAAGCCACTGAAACCGGCAAGTTCAAACGTGAAATCGTGCCTGTCACGATGAAAACCCGCAAGGGCGACGTGACGGTCGATACCGATGAGCTCCCACGCACCGCACGCCCGGACAAGATCCCAAGCCTTCGTCCTGCCTTCAACAAGGATGGCACCGTCACCGCCGCCAATGCGTCGGCCATTTCTGATGGCGCGGCCGCTCTGGTTCTGATGCGCAAGTCTGAAGCTGAAAAGCGCGGCCTGAAGCCGATCGCAACGATCGTCTCATCCTCCAGCCACGCGCATGAGCCGGAATACTTCACGACGGCCCCTGTGCCTGCCATGCAGAAAGCCCTCGATAAGGCTGGCTGGTCCAAGGAAGATGTCGGCCTGTGGGAAATCAACGAAGCTTTTGCGGTCGTTCCGATGATCGCGATGAAAGAGCTCGGCATTTCGCATGATATCGTCAACGTGAATGGCGGCGCCTGTGCCATGGGTCACCCGATCGGCGCGTCCGGCGCGCGTATTCTCGTGACGCTGCTGGCGGCCATGGAAGACCGCGATGTGAAGAAGGGCGTTGCTTCGCTCTGCATCGGCGGCGGCGAAGGCATCGCAATGTGCGTAGAGCGCGCATAG
- a CDS encoding zinc-binding dehydrogenase, translated as MSSSIPDTALQLRSLVKESGHLELSLQEVPVPKPGDGDILIKVEATPINPSDLGLLVGAADLSTLKKSGTDKQPVLTADIPKPAMRAMKARVGQSLAVGNEGAGTVVAAGSSDAAQALLGKKVTGLGGEFYGEYRLLNVAQVMQLPDDASARDGASCFVNPLTALSMPETMRMEGHKALIHTAAASNLGQMLNKICIADGVDLVNIVRKPEQEKILRDLGAKYIVNSSSDSFMEDLIKALAETKATIAFDAIGGGPLAGQILMAMEAAASMGSEFSRYGSADPKQVYIYGRLDLSPTMIPPGVGMAWNAGGYLLTYFLQKIGSEGREKLRKRVMDELKTTFASHYTDEISLQQALDPETLQNYNAKRTGEKFLINPTL; from the coding sequence ATGTCATCGTCGATTCCAGATACCGCCCTTCAACTTCGTTCGCTTGTGAAGGAAAGCGGCCACCTCGAGCTGTCCTTGCAGGAGGTGCCCGTGCCGAAACCCGGCGATGGCGATATCCTGATCAAGGTCGAAGCCACGCCGATCAACCCGTCTGACCTTGGCCTGCTGGTCGGGGCCGCCGACCTCTCAACGCTGAAAAAATCTGGCACCGACAAACAGCCTGTTCTGACAGCCGACATCCCAAAGCCGGCCATGCGGGCCATGAAAGCACGCGTCGGCCAGTCTCTGGCCGTTGGCAATGAAGGCGCCGGTACCGTCGTCGCCGCGGGCAGCTCGGACGCCGCGCAAGCCCTGCTCGGCAAGAAGGTGACCGGACTTGGCGGGGAATTCTACGGCGAATACCGCCTGTTGAACGTCGCGCAGGTCATGCAGCTTCCCGACGATGCGAGCGCCCGTGATGGCGCGTCCTGTTTCGTCAATCCCCTGACCGCGCTCTCAATGCCAGAGACGATGCGGATGGAAGGCCATAAGGCCCTGATCCACACAGCAGCAGCCTCCAATCTCGGCCAGATGCTGAACAAGATCTGCATCGCTGATGGCGTGGACCTCGTAAACATCGTGCGCAAGCCGGAGCAGGAGAAAATCCTGCGTGATCTTGGAGCGAAATATATCGTCAATTCCTCAAGCGACAGCTTCATGGAAGACCTCATCAAGGCCCTGGCCGAGACGAAAGCGACGATCGCATTCGACGCTATCGGCGGCGGACCACTGGCCGGTCAGATCCTGATGGCGATGGAAGCTGCTGCCAGCATGGGCTCTGAATTCAGCCGCTATGGCTCTGCCGATCCGAAGCAGGTCTATATCTATGGACGGCTGGACCTCAGCCCGACAATGATCCCACCGGGTGTCGGCATGGCATGGAATGCGGGCGGTTACCTACTGACCTACTTCCTGCAGAAGATCGGCTCGGAAGGCCGTGAAAAGCTACGCAAGCGCGTCATGGATGAGCTGAAGACAACCTTTGCCAGCCATTACACGGACGAGATCTCGCTTCAGCAGGCGCTCGATCCCGAAACGCTGCAAAACTACAATGCCAAGCGCACCGGCGAGAAATTCCTGATCAATCCGACGCTTTGA
- a CDS encoding DUF1801 domain-containing protein encodes MPMPPAVEAYFEAMDGPMREIAEALARLVPERGPHLIATLAWGQPCWSGHERVASVVAHARHCNLQLWAGARLAPYFDGRIEGNGKALRHVKVRSLSDIDDQLIDIIDQAILLDQNAPEKVR; translated from the coding sequence ATGCCGATGCCTCCGGCAGTTGAGGCCTATTTCGAGGCCATGGACGGACCGATGCGGGAGATCGCCGAGGCGCTGGCACGCCTGGTGCCCGAACGCGGCCCGCATTTGATCGCGACACTTGCCTGGGGGCAGCCCTGCTGGTCGGGACATGAGCGGGTGGCGTCTGTTGTCGCGCATGCCCGACATTGCAATTTGCAGCTCTGGGCAGGCGCGCGCCTTGCGCCTTATTTTGATGGCCGGATCGAGGGCAATGGCAAGGCGCTTCGCCATGTCAAAGTGCGCTCGCTTTCTGACATTGATGATCAACTGATCGACATCATCGACCAGGCAATCCTGCTGGATCAGAATGCGCCGGAAAAGGTCCGCTGA